The Chitinophagaceae bacterium nucleotide sequence TTTGCTCTGCAAACTCTGCCATTCTTTCGGCAGCTGCATAACCGGTTGCCATTGGTTTTTCTACATACACTGGTTTGCCTGCTTTGATTGCTTCAAGTGCATAGTGTTCATGTGAGGATGGTGGTGTTGCAATATAAATGGCATTTACTTCGGGATCGTTGATGAGCTGACTTGCATCGCTGTACCATCTTGGCACTCCATGACGTTTTGCATAGTCTTCTGCTTTGGCTGCATCACGGCGCATGACTGCAACGAGTGCAGAGTTCTTTACTTTATTAAAGGCGGGTCCGCTTTTGATTTCGGTTACATCACCGCAACCAATGATGCCCCAGTTTATTTTTTGCATGAGTGATTTTTTACCTGGATCAAATGTAAAACTTATGGGGATTGGTGGTTATATTTTTTGTGCTGTTGCCGGAGAAAGAAGTAAGAGGTAAGAAGTAAGAAAGCCGGGCTTACTATTCTTTGTTGGGCATTTATTCAGCAACCCTTTACTTCGACAGGCTCAGTATAAACTCAACTCAGGGTGACAGTAACGCATAAAAAAACTGCAGGCTGATGAACAGCCTGCAGTTGATAAATTGTAAGAAAGCAACTATTATTGAACGATGATCCGTTCGCTGTGTGTGCCTTTATCAGTGATAAACTGAAAATAATAAACACCGGGAGTTAAGGATGCAGGGAGCTGCACCGTTACACTTCCATTGACACGGATATTATTTTTCTGCACCAGGGTTGTTCCAAATGCATTGATCAGTTTCCAGCTTTCAAGTGTTGCATTATGTGTACTGATTTGTACTGAACCTGCTTTTTGTACAGGGTTCGGGTAAACCACAACGCTTACTCCTTTACCACCCTGTTTCACAAGAGCGATATTGCTGTAAGTAATTTTCCCTTCCTTATCGGTCATTTTTAACCGGTAGTAAGTGGTGCCATTTTTTACCGACTGATCAGTGTAATTGAAACTTGTACTATGCATATTACCACGCTGTATATTGATGGAGTAAAAACTTCTTCCATCTGTACTGCGCTGCAGATTATACTCTGCATCTTCTTCTGCTTCTGCTATACTCCACTTCAATTCTGCATTTTCGTTTTTCAGTTGTGAACTGAAGGATATTAATTTGATGGGCAATAACACTCCTGAATACAATTGTACTTCCGCAATCTGCATGGAGTTTGAATTCAGGGCGTCGCACACAGTTGAAAAAGATACCCTGTACCAGGAATAAGCGGTGGCATTACTGAAGGTATAACTGTGCGTGTAACCCCTTGCCGCAACACATGGCAGTGAACCTGAAGTAATAGTTGTCCATGAACTCCCATCATTTGAACCTTCCAATGTATAATCTCTCGGGTCACGGTTGGCAGCATCGTTTCCAGTTGTTAAATCAATGCGGTTGGTAACAACCGCTGCCACATTTGTATTGACAGTAAAACCAGTATTTACCTGGTTAAAGTCAAGAAATTTTGTTGCATAACTTCCGTCAATTACATTATCAACAATGTCGCCCCCGCTGTTACATCCATTTAAACAGGTGATTGTCATACCGGGTGAAAAAATGGGAGTCTGTGCATTTGCCAGTGAAGTGATCCAGGTGGTACAAATCAAAAACAGAGTGAGGGATTTTGTTTGAGAAATACATTTAAATAGTAGCCTTTTACTCATAATATTTTTTTTTAGGGTTATTGATATGCCGTAAAAATACTGAAAAAAATATCGAAAAAAATATTCCGTTTATTTATATATGGCGTAGCTGTATTGCGACGCCCTTACTGATAGAGTGTTTAGCTTTTCAGATCAATAAATTATAATTTTTCAACAAAAAAAACTGCAGGCTGATTAACAGCCTGCAGTTTCTATTTTCATGAATCAGTTTTACTAAAGAACCAATTGAATTTATTGTATAATGATACTTGCAGTTAAATCATTGAACTTAACCATGTACACGCCTTTTGCAAGATGAGAAATATTCATCTGCTGAATGCCTGCACCTAATTGTTTGTTCAATACCAATTGACCCTGCTGCGTAAACAACTGAACCTGTCCTGCCTGTTCCATTCTGATAGAAAGGATTCCGTTAGAAATCGGGTTAGAATAGATCAGTGGTTTTGATACACCTGCAAAACGAACACTTACTGTTTTACTGTAAGCAAAACGTCCGTTTTCATCACGCTGTTTCAAACGGTAGAAATTCAGGGTTTTGTCAGGTAAACTATGTGTAAACTGATAGTAGTTTGCAGCTGCAGTATTTTTTGCCAGTTCAGTTCCAACTGAACGCCAGTTAATGGCATCAGTACTGTGTTCAATCACAAAGTCTTTAGCTTCTTCTTCCAGTGATGTAGCCCAGTTCAGCACTACTCTTTCACCCCTGTTTCTTAGCCGCAAAGCTGAGCCAGTTTACAGGTAATGAAGCAAAGCCTGGATTTTGTGCTACATAGTTTGATGTTGCACCTGTTAATGCAAAAGTGGTTGGCGTTCCCCTGTAATTACCACTCAAATCAAACACTAACGGAAGCAGGGTATTTGTACCTCCGGCTACACCCTGGTTAAAGGTATAATACCCAATGAGGCCTGATTGAGAAGAAGCATTCAGTTCTGTTAACATCGCTCCCTGAATTTGCGGTTGAGTACGTGCAACATTCCATACTCTTACTTCATCCATACTGCCGGGGAAAAAGCCGGCACCCGGAGTCCATACTCCCCCGCCAATAGTGAAAAAGAAACCAGATGCTCCATAAGGAGAAGCTGTATTGGCAACTGTAGCCCTTAATACTCCATCAGTATATATGCGCATGTTAGCACCATCTGCAGTTAAAGCAACGTGGTGCCATGTGTTCAATGGAAAAGTTGAGCCATCGAA carries:
- a CDS encoding T9SS type A sorting domain-containing protein, whose translation is MSKRLLFKCISQTKSLTLFLICTTWITSLANAQTPIFSPGMTITCLNGCNSGGDIVDNVIDGSYATKFLDFNQVNTGFTVNTNVAAVVTNRIDLTTGNDAANRDPRDYTLEGSNDGSSWTTITSGSLPCVAARGYTHSYTFSNATAYSWYRVSFSTVCDALNSNSMQIAEVQLYSGVLLPIKLISFSSQLKNENAELKWSIAEAEEDAEYNLQRSTDGRSFYSINIQRGNMHSTSFNYTDQSVKNGTTYYRLKMTDKEGKITYSNIALVKQGGKGVSVVVYPNPVQKAGSVQISTHNATLESWKLINAFGTTLVQKNNIRVNGSVTVQLPASLTPGVYYFQFITDKGTHSERIIVQ
- a CDS encoding T9SS type A sorting domain-containing protein; translated protein: MRLRNRGERVVLNWATSLEEEAKDFVIEHSTDAINWRSVGTELAKNTAAANYYQFTHSLPDKTLNFYRLKQRDENGRFAYSKTVSVRFAGVSKPLIYSNPISNGILSIRMEQAGQVQLFTQQGQLVLNKQLGAGIQQMNISHLAKGVYMVKFNDLTASIIIQ